A single region of the Streptomyces vilmorinianum genome encodes:
- a CDS encoding sigma-70 family RNA polymerase sigma factor has translation MHSDERGAAALVAAAAAGDTYAGERLLRAWLPLVYNIVGRALDGHADVDDVVQETMVRALAGLPGLRDPERFRSWLIAIAMNQIRRRWRERQSGPLPGLDRAAELADPGGDFADLTILRLGLSGQRRELAEATRWLDEGDRDLLALWWLEAGGELSRAELAEALHITPAHAAVRVQRMKDRLETGRAVVRALAAKPPCAELALVTADWDGHPAPLWRKRLARHVTTCSACDRARSDLAPAEGLLVGLGLVPPLLTWALDDVRPETEPAAWDTPYADTPYGDTPYGDTPGPEGEPVPDAGVATGPYGAAGVTPEPVGVRIPGPRRRRASERRATARRACAAGVVALGVLGGLILLVPSQPEAGEPAPRTPAAPPPVPSTVRQQTAAPAPRPSRATSTAPTPTPTPDATPTPTAEERLTRLVNQRRAQAGCAPLRTDPKLATAARAYARDMVRRGYYAHSSPEGESADTRISAAGYAWSGWAENLARGTADPATVFAGWMDGAMHERNMLDCGYRHTGVAAVSGPDGTVWVQKLATPAS, from the coding sequence ATGCACAGCGACGAGCGCGGCGCGGCCGCACTGGTGGCCGCGGCCGCGGCCGGGGACACGTACGCCGGGGAGCGGCTCCTGCGCGCCTGGCTCCCGCTCGTCTACAACATCGTCGGCCGCGCGCTGGACGGCCACGCCGATGTCGACGACGTCGTGCAGGAGACGATGGTCCGCGCCCTGGCCGGGCTGCCGGGGCTGCGCGACCCGGAACGCTTCCGGTCCTGGCTGATCGCGATCGCGATGAACCAGATCCGCCGGCGATGGCGCGAACGGCAGAGCGGCCCGCTGCCCGGCCTCGACCGGGCGGCCGAGCTGGCCGATCCCGGCGGTGACTTCGCCGACCTCACCATCCTGCGCCTGGGTCTCTCCGGCCAGCGGCGCGAGCTCGCCGAGGCGACCCGCTGGCTCGACGAGGGCGACCGCGACCTCCTGGCCCTGTGGTGGCTGGAGGCGGGCGGCGAACTGAGCCGCGCGGAGCTCGCCGAGGCGCTGCACATCACCCCGGCGCACGCGGCGGTCCGCGTCCAGCGGATGAAGGACCGGCTGGAGACCGGGCGGGCCGTCGTCCGGGCGCTCGCCGCGAAGCCGCCCTGCGCGGAGCTGGCCCTGGTGACCGCCGACTGGGACGGGCACCCGGCGCCCCTGTGGCGAAAACGCCTCGCCCGCCATGTGACCACCTGCTCCGCCTGCGACCGCGCCCGCTCGGACCTGGCCCCCGCAGAGGGCCTCCTGGTCGGCCTCGGCCTGGTACCGCCCCTGCTGACCTGGGCCCTGGACGACGTGCGACCGGAGACCGAGCCGGCGGCCTGGGACACGCCGTACGCGGACACGCCGTACGGGGACACGCCGTACGGGGACACGCCGGGACCGGAGGGGGAACCCGTCCCGGACGCGGGTGTGGCGACGGGGCCGTACGGGGCCGCGGGGGTCACCCCGGAGCCGGTGGGCGTCCGGATCCCGGGGCCGCGTCGGCGGCGGGCGTCCGAGCGGCGGGCGACGGCGCGGCGGGCCTGTGCCGCCGGGGTCGTCGCGCTCGGTGTGCTCGGTGGGCTCATCCTGCTCGTACCGTCGCAGCCGGAGGCGGGCGAGCCCGCGCCACGGACGCCGGCCGCGCCGCCGCCCGTGCCGAGCACCGTACGGCAGCAGACGGCCGCGCCCGCGCCCCGCCCGAGCCGGGCCACCTCCACCGCGCCGACCCCGACCCCGACTCCCGACGCGACGCCGACCCCTACCGCCGAGGAACGGCTGACCCGCCTGGTCAACCAGCGCCGCGCGCAGGCGGGCTGCGCGCCGCTGCGCACCGATCCGAAGCTCGCCACGGCGGCCCGCGCCTACGCCCGGGACATGGTTCGGCGCGGCTACTACGCGCACAGCAGCCCGGAGGGCGAGTCAGCCGACACCCGCATCTCGGCGGCCGGGTACGCGTGGTCCGGCTGGGCCGAGAACCTGGCGCGCGGCACGGCCGACCCGGCCACCGTCTTCGCGGGCTGGATGGACGGCGCGATGCACGAGCGGAACATGCTGGACTGCGGCTACCGGCACACCGGAGTCGCCGCCGTGTCCGGACCCGACGGCACGGTGTGGGTGCAGAAGCTGGCCACGCCCGCGTCCTGA
- a CDS encoding CAP domain-containing protein, protein MQHDDERSPDDQRMNGGGRHRRGGGGTRRQSRRIPSFRTAVTLAGAATAVLTVAAGTYAALGTATPGTDTRSDAVALTNVAPHAEGAAPMPAPSASDAPAVPPRATPTAPSVPSSVTAAPSAAPSAPRSVGASQAPSAPSSPAASARPVPAQQKAVPPAAGTSTSGKAAQYIDRVVALANAERAKAGCAPLRSDGRLRTSAQAHADDMARRDYYEHNSPEGRDAGDRIRAAGYAWFTWAENIHRGPKSPAEAMEDWMKSDGHRRNILNCSFKDIGVGVTLTANGPWWVQNFGVRR, encoded by the coding sequence ATGCAGCACGATGACGAGCGCAGCCCCGACGACCAGCGGATGAACGGTGGCGGCCGCCACCGCAGAGGCGGAGGGGGTACGCGACGTCAGTCGCGCCGGATACCGTCGTTCCGTACGGCCGTGACCCTCGCGGGCGCGGCGACGGCCGTCCTCACGGTGGCCGCCGGGACGTACGCGGCCCTGGGGACTGCCACGCCCGGCACGGACACCCGTTCGGACGCGGTCGCCCTCACGAATGTGGCCCCCCACGCCGAGGGGGCCGCGCCGATGCCCGCGCCTTCCGCGTCCGACGCGCCCGCCGTACCTCCCCGGGCGACCCCGACCGCGCCTTCCGTACCGTCGTCCGTGACCGCGGCCCCGTCCGCGGCCCCGTCGGCGCCCCGGTCCGTGGGAGCGTCGCAGGCCCCGTCCGCGCCCTCGTCGCCGGCGGCCTCCGCCCGCCCGGTGCCTGCCCAGCAGAAGGCGGTGCCACCGGCGGCGGGAACCTCCACCAGCGGGAAGGCCGCGCAGTACATCGATCGGGTCGTCGCGCTCGCCAACGCCGAGCGGGCGAAGGCCGGGTGCGCCCCGCTGCGCTCCGACGGCCGGCTGCGCACCTCGGCCCAGGCGCACGCCGACGACATGGCGCGTCGCGACTACTACGAGCACAACAGCCCCGAGGGGCGGGACGCGGGCGACCGGATCAGGGCGGCCGGGTACGCGTGGTTCACCTGGGCGGAGAACATCCACCGCGGCCCGAAGAGTCCCGCGGAGGCGATGGAGGACTGGATGAAGAGCGACGGGCACCGCCGCAACATCCTCAACTGCTCCTTCAAGGACATCGGCGTCGGCGTGACGCTCACCGCCAACGGCCCTTGGTGGGTGCAGAACTTCGGCGTCAGGCGCTGA
- a CDS encoding universal stress protein: MSREIVAGVDGSPESLAAADWAAREALHRRLPLRLVHAWRWEPLDIPLEQDRASQERMADGVLREAESAVAGRYPDLALTAEVLPDTPVAALLSTEERAEMLVIGSRGYGAVAGFLLGSYGQQIIAAAHRPVVAVRSRGGDGGEEPEGGEIVVGQLGDAEDSAPALRFAFETAAARGASVRAVRAWSLPPLYAYSPASMALADEAGGLVPYEEKALREALAPWRERFPEVRVAEHVEIGSAGQVLLAASGSAQLLVVGRRARRGAIGPRIGSVAHAALHLAPCPVAVVPHE; this comes from the coding sequence ATGAGTCGTGAGATCGTCGCAGGAGTGGACGGTTCGCCCGAGAGTCTCGCCGCGGCCGACTGGGCCGCCCGGGAGGCGCTGCACCGGCGGCTTCCCCTGCGTCTGGTTCACGCCTGGCGCTGGGAGCCCCTCGACATCCCCCTCGAACAGGACCGGGCGAGCCAGGAGCGGATGGCCGACGGCGTGCTGCGGGAGGCCGAGTCGGCCGTCGCCGGCCGGTATCCGGATCTCGCCCTCACCGCCGAGGTGCTGCCCGACACCCCGGTCGCCGCGCTGCTGAGCACCGAGGAGCGGGCGGAGATGCTCGTCATCGGCTCACGGGGGTACGGGGCGGTGGCCGGCTTCCTGCTCGGCTCCTACGGCCAGCAGATCATCGCGGCCGCGCACCGGCCGGTGGTGGCGGTGCGCTCGCGGGGCGGCGACGGCGGTGAGGAACCGGAGGGCGGCGAGATCGTCGTCGGTCAGCTGGGAGACGCGGAGGACAGTGCCCCCGCGCTGCGCTTCGCCTTCGAGACGGCGGCGGCGCGCGGCGCGTCCGTCCGGGCGGTACGGGCCTGGAGCCTGCCGCCCCTGTACGCGTACAGCCCCGCGTCGATGGCCCTGGCCGACGAGGCCGGGGGGCTCGTCCCGTACGAGGAGAAGGCGCTGCGCGAGGCCCTGGCGCCCTGGCGGGAGCGGTTCCCGGAGGTGCGGGTGGCCGAGCACGTGGAGATCGGCAGCGCGGGGCAGGTGCTGCTCGCCGCTTCGGGCTCCGCCCAGCTCCTGGTGGTCGGGCGCCGGGCGCGGCGCGGCGCGATCGGCCCGCGCATCGGTTCGGTGGCGCATGCGGCGCTGCACCTGGCGCCGTGCCCGGTGGCGGTCGTGCCGCACGAGTGA
- a CDS encoding NAD-dependent epimerase/dehydratase family protein, translating into MKASEGLKVVVTGATGNVGTSLVRALEQEPRIASVRGLARRRPALTLAKTEWAEVDLSLEGDEPRLAQYIEDADAVVHLAWRFQPTHDPVETWRSNVLGALRVFDAVAAARVPILVCASSVGAYSPGPGNGAAVSESWPTHGWPGAAYTREKAYLERVLDTFERDHPQTRVVRMRPCFLFKEESASEQRRIFAGRFFPGALMRPELLPLVPELAGLRFQALHTDDAADAYRRALVRDVRGAFNLAAEPVIDTPALSSLLGARPVKVPTGAVRGVLSAAWKLHLAPASPDLLDAVLRIPLLSTERARRELDWEPSMTSLEALGAFLRGVRAGSGDDTAPLAGRRVG; encoded by the coding sequence ATGAAGGCGAGTGAGGGACTGAAGGTGGTCGTCACCGGCGCGACGGGCAACGTCGGGACGAGTCTGGTACGGGCCCTGGAGCAGGAGCCCCGGATCGCCTCCGTACGCGGGCTCGCCCGCCGCAGACCCGCGCTGACCCTGGCGAAGACCGAGTGGGCCGAGGTGGACCTGTCGCTGGAGGGCGACGAGCCGCGGCTCGCGCAGTACATCGAGGACGCCGACGCGGTCGTCCATCTGGCCTGGCGTTTCCAGCCGACCCACGACCCGGTGGAGACCTGGCGTTCCAACGTCCTCGGCGCGCTGCGGGTCTTCGACGCGGTGGCGGCGGCGCGCGTCCCGATCCTGGTGTGCGCCTCGTCGGTCGGGGCGTACTCCCCGGGGCCCGGGAACGGGGCGGCCGTCTCGGAGTCGTGGCCGACCCACGGCTGGCCGGGCGCCGCGTACACCCGCGAGAAGGCGTATCTGGAACGGGTCCTGGACACCTTCGAGCGGGACCATCCGCAGACGCGGGTGGTGCGGATGAGGCCCTGCTTCCTCTTCAAGGAGGAGTCGGCGAGCGAGCAGCGCCGGATCTTCGCCGGCCGCTTCTTCCCCGGCGCACTGATGCGCCCCGAACTGCTGCCGCTCGTGCCCGAGTTGGCGGGGCTCCGTTTCCAGGCGCTGCACACCGACGACGCGGCCGACGCCTACCGCCGGGCGCTCGTGCGCGACGTCCGGGGCGCCTTCAACCTCGCGGCGGAGCCGGTGATCGACACCCCGGCCCTCTCCTCGCTCCTGGGCGCCCGGCCGGTGAAGGTGCCGACCGGGGCGGTACGGGGCGTGCTCTCGGCGGCCTGGAAGCTGCACCTGGCACCCGCCTCCCCGGATCTCCTCGACGCGGTCCTGCGCATACCCCTGCTCTCCACGGAGCGGGCCCGCCGGGAGCTCGACTGGGAGCCGTCCATGACCTCCCTGGAGGCCCTGGGCGCCTTCCTGCGGGGCGTGCGCGCGGGCAGCGGCGACGACACCGCTCCGCTCGCCGGGCGCCGCGTCGGCTGA
- a CDS encoding DUF5133 domain-containing protein translates to MLLPDRNTIDRLLRHYRAQERAVLARPCDLSIRRRFEDTAYTLCVLMGERTAREAVHAAERYVGRTSPAPRQTLEGLAGS, encoded by the coding sequence ATGCTGCTTCCCGACAGAAACACGATCGACCGGCTGCTGCGCCACTACCGGGCCCAGGAACGGGCGGTCCTGGCCAGGCCGTGCGACCTGTCGATCCGCAGGCGCTTCGAGGACACGGCGTACACGCTGTGCGTGCTGATGGGGGAGCGGACCGCGCGCGAGGCCGTGCACGCCGCCGAGCGGTACGTGGGCAGGACGAGCCCCGCGCCCCGGCAGACGCTGGAAGGACTCGCCGGCTCCTGA
- a CDS encoding STAS domain-containing protein, whose translation MASERFAVTAAPGPQPGAVVLSLTGELDHDTADALRSALEERTGAVRILVDCEGLRFCDSTGLNVLLRARLHALEAGGRLELAGLRPPVARMFEITGARTVFRVYEDVAEALTDRRATG comes from the coding sequence ATGGCGTCGGAGCGGTTCGCCGTCACGGCGGCCCCCGGGCCGCAGCCCGGTGCCGTGGTGCTGTCCCTGACCGGGGAGCTCGACCACGACACCGCGGACGCGCTGAGAAGCGCACTGGAGGAACGCACCGGCGCGGTGCGGATCCTGGTCGACTGCGAGGGGCTGCGGTTCTGCGACTCGACCGGGCTGAACGTGCTGCTGCGGGCCCGCCTGCACGCCCTGGAGGCGGGCGGGCGGCTGGAACTGGCGGGACTGCGCCCGCCCGTCGCCCGGATGTTCGAGATCACGGGGGCGCGGACCGTGTTCCGGGTGTACGAGGACGTGGCCGAGGCGCTCACGGACCGACGGGCGACCGGGTGA
- a CDS encoding ATP-binding protein — protein MGENAVDEGQVRRLVLFGTKGVVMRCRDFTTEALTDWGWIPAENDEAQERVDDVLLLVSEVVTNACLHAGGPEELVLRHSDDHLRVEVFDNNPEHPRRRQPRAPSLPGGHGLMVLDRLAGDWGSEPRERGKVVWLEVSRPSRPPWRRSGRP, from the coding sequence GTGGGCGAGAACGCCGTGGACGAGGGCCAGGTCCGGCGGCTCGTGCTGTTCGGGACCAAGGGCGTGGTGATGCGCTGCCGCGACTTCACGACGGAGGCACTCACCGACTGGGGCTGGATCCCGGCCGAGAACGACGAGGCGCAGGAGCGGGTCGACGACGTCCTGCTGCTGGTCTCGGAGGTCGTCACCAACGCCTGTCTGCACGCGGGCGGCCCCGAGGAGCTCGTCCTGCGCCACAGTGACGACCACCTGCGGGTCGAGGTGTTCGACAACAACCCCGAGCATCCGAGGCGGCGGCAGCCCCGCGCGCCGTCGCTGCCGGGCGGTCACGGGCTGATGGTCCTGGACCGGCTGGCGGGGGACTGGGGCTCCGAGCCGCGTGAGCGCGGCAAGGTCGTCTGGCTGGAGGTCAGCCGCCCCTCCCGCCCGCCGTGGCGCCGCTCCGGCCGGCCTTGA
- a CDS encoding ATP-binding protein, producing MTTTGDEGPGQKRRPTAQGRRFALGAGPGVVGECRDLARQALRDWFGPAVDAGGAVATAVDDVLLLVSEVVTNAYTHGGTPYELRIDHTDTRLWVQVSDTSPVRPRPHGPHRASRSSGHGLYLLERLSAAWGSVPRGEGKAVWFEVVVAPAGARAPAASSAADTASRSRRA from the coding sequence ATGACGACGACGGGAGACGAGGGCCCCGGCCAGAAGCGCCGTCCGACGGCACAAGGCCGCCGGTTCGCATTGGGCGCCGGCCCGGGCGTGGTGGGGGAGTGCCGCGATCTCGCCCGTCAGGCGCTGCGGGACTGGTTCGGTCCGGCCGTCGACGCGGGAGGCGCCGTCGCCACGGCCGTCGACGACGTCCTGCTGCTGGTCTCGGAGGTAGTCACCAACGCGTACACGCACGGTGGCACTCCGTACGAACTGCGCATCGACCACACCGACACGCGGCTGTGGGTCCAGGTCAGCGACACCAGCCCGGTACGTCCCCGGCCGCACGGCCCGCACCGGGCGAGCCGTTCCTCGGGACACGGGCTGTATCTGCTCGAACGGCTCTCCGCGGCGTGGGGCTCCGTGCCGCGCGGCGAGGGGAAGGCGGTCTGGTTCGAGGTGGTCGTGGCACCGGCAGGGGCACGCGCACCGGCGGCCTCGTCCGCCGCTGACACTGCCTCCCGCTCACGCCGTGCCTAG
- a CDS encoding HAMP domain-containing protein — protein MESSPRPAASEQRVPPEQLGEDGLGKLLAGLTAVRDGDLSVRLPDSAGGILGEIGVVYNDMVDQLSLVTSEVSRVAREVGGQGLLGGRAREPRVSGVWRELTSGVNTMADNLTSQVRSIAQVATAVARGDLTRKIRVDARGEILELKETINTMVDRLSSFAEEVTRVAREVGTEGKLGGQATVRGVSGTWKDLTDNVNSMADNLTNQVRNIAQVTTAVAQGDLTSRIDVDARGEILELKTTINTMVDQLSSFAAEVTRVAREVGTEGKLGGQAEVEGVSGTWKRLTENVNELAGNLTRQVRAIAEVTSAVAEGDLTRSITADAPGEVGELRDNINAMVESLRATTRANEEQDWLKTNVARIAGLMQGTRTPTDIAELIMTEVPPLVSAQYGAFFLARHDERGTDLVMTAAYGAPDDPDAPPRRFRLGQSLVGQAARDRRTLVVEHVPAGYATIASAAGSGEPGMLIILPIVVEDQVLGAVELASLQPFTAIHRDFLEQFVDTAGAVVSSLVANLRTDELLGQSQRLTDELRSRSQELQARQQELQRSNAELKEKAALLAERNKDIESKNLVIEQARQELEARAQQLSRTSMYKSEFLANMSHELRTPLNSLLILARLLAQNPEGNLTDKQVDYAEVIHSAGSDLLQLINDILDLSKVEAGKMEIRPERFALHQLLEYLEATFGPVADERGLTFSVTVSSDVPEELTTDESRLRQILRNLLSNALKFTDEGGVELTIEYAGPDEPPPALRDSGPALAFRVSDSGVGIPAERLEGIFGAFQQGDGTTARRYGGTGLGLSISREVAGLLGGAIDVRSTPGRGSRFTFYLPVPRPAPEGEPSGPGTVAAGADTDADRSTGTAAIGRHDPKTAGRTVLVVDDDVRNVYALTEVLEGHGVRVLQADSGGAGLDLLGEHDEVELVLMDVMMAGMDGYATTEAIRNLPGRSHLPVIAVTAKAMPGDRARALAAGASDYVAKPVDADELMAKVRQWLAS, from the coding sequence ATGGAGAGTTCCCCCCGACCGGCCGCGTCCGAGCAGCGCGTGCCCCCCGAACAGCTCGGCGAGGACGGGCTCGGCAAGCTCCTGGCCGGGCTCACCGCCGTACGCGACGGTGACCTGTCCGTCCGTCTCCCGGACTCCGCCGGAGGCATCCTCGGTGAGATCGGCGTCGTCTACAACGACATGGTCGACCAGCTCTCCCTGGTGACCTCCGAGGTCAGCCGCGTCGCCAGGGAGGTCGGCGGGCAGGGCCTGCTCGGCGGCCGGGCCCGCGAGCCGCGCGTCAGCGGGGTGTGGCGCGAACTCACCTCCGGCGTCAACACCATGGCCGACAACCTGACCTCCCAGGTCAGGTCCATCGCCCAGGTCGCCACCGCCGTCGCCCGCGGCGACCTCACCCGGAAGATCCGGGTCGACGCGCGCGGCGAGATCCTGGAGCTGAAGGAGACCATCAACACGATGGTCGACCGGCTGTCCTCCTTCGCCGAGGAGGTCACCAGGGTCGCCCGCGAGGTCGGCACGGAGGGCAAACTCGGCGGCCAGGCCACCGTCCGCGGTGTCTCCGGCACCTGGAAGGACCTGACCGACAACGTCAACTCCATGGCCGACAACCTCACCAACCAGGTCCGCAACATCGCCCAGGTCACCACGGCCGTCGCCCAGGGCGATCTGACCAGCCGCATCGACGTCGACGCGCGCGGCGAGATCCTCGAACTGAAGACGACCATCAACACGATGGTCGACCAGCTCTCCTCCTTCGCCGCCGAGGTGACGCGCGTCGCCCGCGAGGTCGGCACGGAAGGAAAGCTGGGCGGCCAGGCCGAGGTCGAGGGCGTCTCCGGCACCTGGAAGCGGCTCACCGAGAACGTCAACGAACTCGCCGGAAACCTGACCCGGCAGGTCCGCGCCATCGCCGAGGTCACCAGCGCCGTCGCCGAGGGCGACCTCACCCGCTCCATCACGGCCGACGCCCCCGGCGAGGTCGGCGAACTGCGGGACAACATCAACGCGATGGTCGAGTCGCTGCGGGCCACCACCCGGGCCAACGAGGAGCAGGACTGGCTCAAGACCAACGTCGCCCGGATCGCCGGCCTCATGCAGGGCACCCGCACCCCGACCGACATCGCCGAGCTCATCATGACCGAGGTGCCGCCCCTGGTATCGGCGCAGTACGGAGCCTTCTTCCTCGCCCGCCACGACGAACGCGGCACCGACCTCGTCATGACCGCGGCCTACGGAGCCCCCGACGACCCGGACGCACCGCCCCGCCGCTTCCGCCTCGGTCAGTCGCTCGTCGGCCAGGCCGCCCGCGACCGGCGCACGCTCGTCGTGGAGCACGTACCCGCCGGATACGCCACCATCGCCTCGGCGGCGGGCTCCGGCGAACCGGGCATGCTGATCATCCTGCCGATCGTGGTAGAGGACCAGGTCCTCGGCGCCGTCGAACTCGCCTCGCTCCAGCCCTTCACCGCGATCCACCGCGACTTCCTCGAACAGTTCGTGGACACCGCGGGAGCCGTCGTCAGCTCGCTCGTCGCCAACCTCCGTACCGACGAACTCCTCGGCCAGTCCCAGCGGCTCACCGACGAACTGCGCTCCCGCTCCCAGGAGTTGCAGGCGCGGCAGCAGGAACTGCAGCGCTCCAACGCCGAACTGAAGGAGAAGGCGGCGCTGCTCGCCGAACGCAACAAGGACATCGAGTCCAAGAACCTCGTCATCGAGCAGGCCCGCCAGGAGCTGGAGGCGCGCGCCCAGCAGCTCTCCCGTACCTCCATGTACAAGTCCGAGTTCCTGGCCAACATGAGCCACGAGCTGCGCACCCCGCTCAACAGCCTGCTGATCCTGGCCCGCTTGCTCGCCCAGAACCCGGAGGGGAACCTGACGGACAAGCAGGTCGACTACGCGGAGGTCATCCACTCGGCCGGTTCCGACCTGCTCCAGCTGATCAACGACATCCTCGACCTGTCCAAGGTCGAGGCGGGCAAGATGGAGATCCGGCCCGAACGGTTCGCGCTCCACCAGCTCCTGGAGTACCTGGAGGCGACCTTCGGACCCGTGGCGGACGAGCGCGGGCTGACCTTCTCCGTCACCGTCTCCTCGGACGTGCCCGAGGAGCTGACCACCGACGAGTCGCGACTGCGCCAGATCCTGCGCAATCTGCTGTCCAACGCGCTGAAGTTCACCGACGAGGGAGGAGTGGAGCTGACCATCGAGTACGCTGGCCCGGACGAACCGCCGCCCGCACTGCGCGACAGCGGACCGGCACTCGCCTTCCGGGTCAGCGACAGCGGTGTCGGCATCCCCGCCGAGCGGCTCGAGGGGATCTTCGGCGCCTTCCAGCAGGGGGACGGGACCACGGCCCGCCGCTACGGCGGCACCGGACTCGGGCTCTCCATCAGCCGCGAGGTGGCGGGGCTCCTCGGCGGCGCCATCGACGTCCGCTCCACTCCGGGCCGGGGCAGCCGGTTCACCTTCTACCTGCCCGTCCCCCGGCCGGCGCCGGAGGGCGAGCCGTCCGGGCCGGGCACGGTGGCCGCCGGCGCGGACACGGACGCGGACAGGAGCACCGGCACGGCGGCGATCGGCCGCCACGACCCGAAGACCGCGGGCCGCACCGTCCTCGTGGTCGACGACGACGTGCGCAATGTCTACGCGCTCACCGAAGTCCTGGAAGGCCACGGCGTCCGGGTGCTCCAGGCCGACAGCGGCGGGGCCGGTCTCGACCTCCTAGGAGAGCACGACGAGGTCGAACTGGTCCTGATGGACGTCATGATGGCCGGCATGGACGGGTACGCCACCACCGAGGCGATCCGGAACCTGCCAGGCCGCTCCCACCTCCCCGTCATCGCCGTCACGGCCAAGGCCATGCCGGGCGACCGGGCCCGGGCCCTGGCCGCCGGGGCCAGCGACTACGTCGCGAAGCCCGTCGACGCCGACGAGCTGATGGCCAAGGTCCGCCAGTGGCTGGCCTCCTGA